The Alnus glutinosa chromosome 7, dhAlnGlut1.1, whole genome shotgun sequence genome includes a region encoding these proteins:
- the LOC133872517 gene encoding FT-interacting protein 3 has protein sequence MQRPPPEEFLLKETSPHLGGGKVTGDKHTSTYDLVEQMQYLYVRVVKAKELPAKDVTGSCDPYVEVKLGNYKGTTRHFEKKSNPEWNQVFAFSRDRLQSSVLEVTVKDKDLVKDDFIGRVWFDMNEIPKRVPPDSPLAPQWYRLEDRKGDKVKGELMLAVWMGTQADEAFPEAWNSDAAGVSGTDGLANIRSKVYLSPKLWYLRVNVIEAQDLQPGNQGRFPEVFVKAILGNQALRTRISQSRSINPMWNEDLMFVAAEPFEEPLVLSVEDRVAPNKDEALGKCAIPLQYVDRRLDHKPVNSKWFHLEKHVIIEGDQKKKENKFSSRIHMRICLEGGYHVLDESTHYSSDLRPTAKQLWKTSIGVLELGILNAQGLMPMKTKDGHGTTDSYCVAKYGQKWVRTRTIIDSFTPKWNEQYTWEVFDPCTVITIGVFDNCHLHGGDKSGAAKDLRIGKVRIRLSTLETDRVYTHSYPLLVLLPGGMKKMGEIHLAVRFTCSSLLNMMHMYSHPLLPKMHYIHPLTVTQLDSLRHQATQIVSMRLSRAEPPLRREVVEYMLDVGSHMWSMRRSKANFFRIMGVLSGLIAVGKWFDQICNWKNPITTVLIHILFIILVMYPELILPTIFLYLFLIGVWYYRWRPRHPPHMDTRLSHADTAHPDELDEEFDTFPTSRPGDIVRMRYDRLRSIAGRIQTVVGDLATQGERLQSLLSWRDPRATALFVIFCLVAAIVLYVTPFQVVALLTGFYMLRHPRFRHKLPSVPLNFFRRLPARTDCML, from the coding sequence ATGCAGAGGCCTCCACCAGAGGAGTTCTTGTTGAAGGAGACCAGTCCCCATCTTGGAGGGGGAAAGGTTACCGGTGACAAGCACACCAGCACCTATGACCTCGTTGAACAGATGCAATATCTCTATGTACGAGTTGTCAAGGCGAAGGAGTTGCCAGCAAAAGATGTCACTGGTAGTTGTGACCCTTACGTGGAGGTAAAGCTCGGAAACTACAAGGGTACAACTAGGCATTTTGAGAAGAAGTCAAATCCTGAGTGGAACCAGGTGTTTGCTTTCTCCAGAGATCGGCTTCAGTCTTCAGTGCTTGAGGTAACAGTCAAGGATAAGGATTTGGTGAAGGATGATTTCATCGGTCGGGTTTGGTTTGATATGAATGAGATTCCGAAACGGGTTCCCCCAGATAGTCCATTGGCACCTCAGTGGTATAGGTTGGAGGACAGGAAGGGGGATAAGGTTAAGGGGGAGCTGATGTTGGCTGTTTGGATGGGTACCCAAGCTGATGAAGCGTTTCCTGAGGCATGGAATTCAGACGCAGCAGGAGTTAGTGGAACTGATGGTCTTGCTAATATTCGTTCGAAGGTATACCTCTCTCCTAAGCTTTGGTATTTGAGGGTCAATGTAATTGAAGCTCAGGATTTGCAACCAGGGAATCAGGGTAGGTTCCCGGAAGTGTTTGTGAAGGCTATCCTGGGGAATCAGGCTTTAAGAACCAGGATTTCTCAGAGCAGGTCTATTAATCCTATGTGGAACGAGGATTTAATGTTTGTAGCAGCAGAACCATTTGAGGAACCGTTGGTATTAAGTGTAGAGGACAGAGTTGCACCGAACAAGGACGAAGCTCTGGGGAAGTGTGCAATTCCTTTGCAGTATGTGGATAGGAGGTTGGATCATAAACCTGTGAACAGTAAGTGGTTTCATCTTGAAAAACATGTTATTATAGAAGGGGAccagaagaagaaggaaaacaaaTTTTCCAGCCGGATTCATATGAGGATCTGCTTGGAAGGTGGTTACCATGTCCTGGATGAATCAACTCACTATAGCAGTGACCTTCGACCGACAGCGAAACAGTTGTGGAAGACCAGCATTGGGGTACTGGAACTGGGGATTTTAAATGCTCAGGGCCTGATGCCAATGAAGACAAAAGATGGGCATGGAACGACAGATTCTTATTGTGTGGCAAAATATGGTCAGAAGTGGGTTAGGACAAGGACTATTATCGACAGCTTTACACCCAAGTGGAATGAGCAATATACTTGGGAAGTATTTGATCCGTGTACCGTCATAACAATTGGGGTGTTTGATAACTGTCATTTGCATGGAGGAGATAAGTCTGGAGCTGCAAAGGATTTAAGAATTGGGAAGGTAAGGATTCGTCTTTCAACCCTTGAAACGGATCGGGTTTACACACACTCGTATCCGCTTCTAGTTCTACTCCCCGGTGGGATGAAGAAGATGGGTGAAATTCATTTGGCTGTGAGGTTTACTTGCTCCTCGTTACTTAATATGATGCACATGTACTCACATCCACTTTTGCCTAAAATGCACTATATTCATCCATTAACTGTTACCCAGCTTGATAGCTTGAGGCACCAGGCAACTCAAATTGTATCGATGAGATTGAGCCGGGCTGAGCCACCGTTGAGGAGAGAGGTGGTGGAGTATATGTTGGATGTGGGCTCCCACATGTGGAGTATGAGAAGGAGCAAAGCAAACTTTTTCAGGATTATGGGAGTTTTGAGTGGCTTAATTGCTGTAGGAAAATGGTTTGATCAGATTTGCAACTGGAAAAACCCCATCACAACCGTATTGATTCATATCTTGTTTATAATACTGGTCATGTACCCTGAGCTCATCTTACCCACAATTTTTCTCTACCTTTTCTTGATTGGGGTTTGGTATTACCGATGGAGGCCAAGGCATCCTCCCCACATGGACACTCGTCTTTCTCATGCAGATACTGCACATCCCGATGAACTTGATGAAGAATTTGATACATTTCCAACTTCCCGGCCTGGCGACATTGTAAGGATGCGATATGATCGGTTGAGAAGTATTGCTGGGAGGATTCAGACAGTGGTAGGTGACTTGGCTACTCAAGGGGAGAGGCTACAATCTTTGCTGAGCTGGCGTGATCCAAGAGCAACAGCTctgtttgtgattttctgtcTGGTTGCTGCTATTGTCCTCTATGTAACACCATTCCAAGTTGTGGCACTTCTCACAGGATTTTATATGTTGAGACATCCAAGGTTTCGTCATAAGCTTCCTTCAGTACCATTGAATTTCTTCCGGAGGTTGCCGGCAAGGACAGACTGCATGCTATGA